Proteins encoded within one genomic window of Mesobacillus subterraneus:
- a CDS encoding DMT family transporter, with translation MSSVIIKLFRHERAALREHFKLLLFLALTGVIGFNLLIYWALNYTTAINATLLNSTNPLFIFLLSALLIGEKMELKYWVSMGISMVGVLIVITHGSVERMLALQFNSGDLIMVLAVILWSLYSINIKKISGKLPSLVIFGFTLALGFLVMIPAVAIELAFVPAGEVNLAEWSALLYIGIFPSICSFLFWNRAVAIIGPSKASISLNLIPVFGTVAAFFILGEVIDIPQIIGGCLVFIGVCITSITKKKTVQLAEEA, from the coding sequence ATGTCTTCGGTGATTATCAAGTTGTTCAGACATGAAAGGGCCGCCTTAAGAGAACACTTCAAGCTGCTGTTATTCCTGGCTTTGACTGGGGTAATTGGATTTAATCTGCTGATTTATTGGGCGCTCAATTATACGACGGCGATCAATGCGACCTTATTGAATAGCACTAATCCTCTCTTCATTTTCCTTCTTTCAGCTCTTCTGATTGGAGAAAAAATGGAGTTGAAGTACTGGGTGTCGATGGGGATTTCAATGGTCGGTGTGCTGATTGTCATCACGCATGGGTCAGTTGAGAGGATGCTTGCTTTGCAGTTTAATAGTGGCGATTTGATTATGGTGTTGGCTGTCATTTTATGGTCTTTATATTCTATTAATATTAAAAAGATTTCCGGAAAGCTGCCATCACTTGTAATTTTCGGCTTTACGCTTGCGCTTGGTTTCCTGGTGATGATTCCTGCGGTGGCGATTGAGTTGGCGTTTGTACCGGCTGGTGAAGTGAATCTTGCGGAGTGGAGTGCTTTACTTTACATTGGAATTTTTCCGTCCATATGCTCGTTTTTATTTTGGAATCGTGCAGTTGCAATAATCGGTCCATCCAAAGCATCTATTTCTTTGAACCTAATCCCGGTGTTTGGTACAGTGGCTGCGTTTTTTATCTTAGGCGAGGTGATTGACATACCGCAAATCATTGGCGGCTGCCTGGTTTTTATCGGCGTTTGTATTACTTCTATTACGAAAAAGAAAACAGTGCAGTTGGCAGAAGAAGCATAA